Below is a window of Osmia bicornis bicornis chromosome 8, iOsmBic2.1, whole genome shotgun sequence DNA.
atatttaataataaaagaaaatagtgttgaaagaaaaagattgcGTCGGTGCTGGCAAAGaaagattttcaaaaaaagacTTGTTGAGAAATGAAGTAGGATTCAAAAACTTTACTAGGATGTCGTATGAAGATTGTGAAAAATTTGTGACGGTTTCGTCCCACCGGTGGGTGCCGACTCAGTCGGTTGACCGGGGGTCTCGAGAATGAGTGAGTTGAGTCCGGGTGTATGATGGGTATACGATAGTTTATTGCTTATATGTACAGTGTGCTTATTCTACGGCCCTCGGCGACCCTACAATCTAACGGCTTATAGCTATGACTTAAGACTACGGCCTATGAACGCGGCTTATAACTACGGCTTAGAACTACGGCTTAGCGGCTAACGGGTGCGgtgcggcgcggcgcggcgcggcgcggttCGGTTCGGTCCGGCGGTCACGGTTCGGCGGTTCGGTCCGGCGCGGTTAAGGTGCGAGATGGCGGAGGTAGCGGGAAGTCTAGGTTATCGTGGAGTCGGATGTCGCATCTGTAATGATAGGTATAGAGGGCACGGTGTGAGAGTGCGACGAATGAGAGGTATGCAAGAGCGCGTGTACGATATAGATACGTAGAACATGTGGAACAGGTATTAATGTAATAAAGTgcatatattaaaataataataatacatttaataagtaCCCATCATAACAGCATCTGGGGCGAACGGTCGCGATACGCGTCTCGTTCGTCCAGACAGTGAGAAGACCGTTGCTCCGGCGGACGCCCGGCAAGCGTGTGGTCCGGCCCGGCGGTCAGGAAGCCGTCTGGGGTATCCCCGACAGTGGCTGGTGGAACAGTGGTACCTTCGGTGGTGGTCGCAAACACGTCTCGTCACCAAACACTGCTGTAGGAGTGTAAGGAGTCCAAAAATACGTGGTTGATCTGTTTCGCTGTAGTACATATGTGGAATGTCGCTCAGAGAACCATTCTGGCTCTACTCGGCTCGCGTCGCGGTATATAATCTCTCGCGAGGCCGTTTGCCTCGCGGGTTCACGATCCGCGCGGTCGCCACCTGGCAACGGTGTTGATACTAGGCGCGAGCCGGCGGCGGTACGGTTGCGGACCCGCAGGGGCTCGCGAGTTCGCGGCCTCTATATATCTCCTTACAAATTACTCAGCATAAAGGATGATTCACGCTACACCGTGCCCGAGACGGACCGTGTCGGAGCCGAGCCGTTGTCGTCGGGCATCGTCCGGGCATACTATGCATGCTACGCCATTACCGGCTCAGATACGTGTCTTGAAGCATCTGCTTACGTTGTTAACTATGCAGTTTTCGCAAGTTGAATTAGCAGCTATTGCAATTGCTCTGGATGAAGAAGAGATGGAAAGGTctgttgaaaagaaaaaaagaaggtggGGCGTGCATCCAGCTTGGCAAAAGCGAGAATTGGAAGGAGAATTTGCAACACTGTATAAAGAATTAATAGACGATGAATCTAAATTTTATGGTTATTTTAGAATGTCTAAAGAGTGTTTGAATATATTACTTGGAAAACTAACAGTTGACCTTACTAAGCAAAACACCAGATTTCAGAAGCCTATTTCACCTATTGAACGATTAGCAGTGTGTCTCAGGTAAGTAATTTATAAGgacttaattaatttcagaatagatattttattaatatgccaagaaaaaattatattacattaaatggTAGTTAATCATTATTTATAGTAAATTGGGAAATAAAGGTCGTATCCATATTAGATACGGTTGTCGCTGGCATTGGACGCGTTGGTGTCATTGGTACATAATATGTTGGCGTTGAATTATCATTAGGTGATGACGATTCTCCTTGTATTCGAGATACAAAAGAACACGGCTCTGTTGACAATTGTTCCCACTCCAGCTCTTGCacaattgcaaatatttttccttttgcAACATGCTGATGGTAGGGAGAAAATCTTTTTATAGTGGGTGCCAAGCCATTGAAAAATGCGTCAATGGGATGAATATCTTTTTGGTGCTTTACATTATTCTCCACAATGTATTTCATTAGCGTATTGGACGCGGACTCAGTCGGTTGTGCTGATTTCGGCATCGTGCGACGGTAGCGGTTTTGCGACCGAACGAATTGTCCCGCAGACGAGGGATTTTGCGgtgataaaattgaataattgttATTCGATGGTAGAGTGTCAACATTATCTTGTATATTGACTAGCAGTTGATTATCTGGTTGATCTATTTCTGTTTCGACCTGAGTCTGCTCTGAGTTCTGAGTAGTTTCAATATTTGAGATTGTGTTTCGCTCCTCTTCATGCAGCAACAAAAACTGCAGAGTAtcttcatatttatatttttttatgttaaTAGCACCTTGGCCACTTTTTACTTTCCGCTTATTTCTgtgttttttaaattgatcCCTTATATTAGACCACCGTTTTTTACAGATGTCCTCTGTAACAAATAAATGTAAGTAGTTGACAGTAAGATATGTAAGTATCtagttaaattttataatgtttcAGATATTTGGTGACTGGAGATTCTTTTAAAACTATTTCATATAGTTTCCGATTAGGTCATTCAACTGTAAGTGAAATTGTAAAAAACACGTGCCGATCTATTGTCGGTACACTTATGAAAGAAGTAATGCCAGTACCAATAGAGGAATTATGGAAAAATATAGCGCAAGATTTCGAAACATTGTGGAACTTTCCAAATTGTATAGGCGCCCTTCATGGAAAACACTGTACTATCGAAGCCCCTGCTAATAGtggttcagtatattacaattacaaaaaCACATTTTCCATAGTGTTATTAGCGTTAGTTGATGCGcgttacaaatttattatagtTGATATTGGTTCTTATGGCCGAAACAGCGATGGCGGTATCTTTGCGCGTTCTACTCTAAGGGAACGCTTGGAAAACGGTAATCTAAATATACCTGCAGGAAAATATTTACCCAACTCAACAACGTTTGCACCGTATGTTATAGTTGGTGATGAAGCATTTCCgctaaaaaattatttaatgcgACCATATCCAGGACGCCAATCAATCGCAGATACTGATAAGACTTATTTCAATCACAGACTCTCATTGGCTCGGCGATTGGTGGAAAACGCGTTTGGTATTCTAACACAAAGATTTAGAATTTTTTGTAGAAGAATTAAAATGGCGCCAGAAAATGTTAACTATGTTATTCTATCAACCTGTGTACTACACAATTTCTTACGTGAACGAAATGACAACACATATCTGGTCTATAGTCATAGCTTTAATGCAGAAAATTCACAACCACATCTGAGTTCCACGGTGGCAACCGTAGGGATCGGACGTGTTTAAGAAGGAGGAGAGTTTTTAGGGAGTTtgtttccagagatttttcttGGGGCGTAgtgttttaaacaaaaaattttttagGGGGTTAGTTTTATTAGTGAGTTTTGTCATTGGGGGTTGCCTAAATAAGCAGACCCCAGAAAAATAGAAGGAAGAGAGAACGTGTTAACTCCCTGTGGCGAACCGTTGCCGCAGGGAGGGATCTTAGCTCCAAACCCAaagaagggaaagaagaagaaggatggCAGAATAAAAGAGAGAAGCAAAAGTGAAGGAGAAAGACTGAAGAAAACTAAGGATATGGATGTCGCAAATAAAGGTGGTTCGGAAGATTTTGAAGCGGAATATTTGGACGAAGACGTTGAAGCTAGGGAGTTTTTTGAATTCCTTAAGAAGAATAAGAGACCGTTAGTTAGTGCCAACATTGAGGAGATAAATATCGTAGAAGAAAACAAGGAGGCCGAAGACAAAGAAAAGTCAACGGAAAAGACTAGGGAGAAACTTGATAGCCCAGAGAGGGCAGCACTAATAAGTGTTGGTACCCCTGCCCGAAATAAggggaaggaagaagaagaagcggtGTCGCATTCTCAAAGGTACCCGTTGGACGATAAAGACGTATGTGAAGAAAGCAGGAAAACGAGAAAGAGAGGTGCTGAAGAAGGAACCATAGTAGTATTGGAAGGTAACAAAAGAgataaaagagaaaggaaaaatgaagaagatcCTACAAGTTTTCTGTCTTCTCCAATAGTTGAAAGGGAAAAAGGCAGACACGTGCAGCAAGAAGAAACGGCCAGTGACTCCAcagaaacaaaagaagaaagtaaggACGAGAAAGAACGAAAGAAAGGAACTGAGATAGGAAAGAGACAAGAAAAAAGCTTTAGAAGACAAGGTGAGAATAAACAAATGTACCTGGAAGAATTGAAGAGTCGAGAATATATGATTACGATGGTCCTTAAAAAAGTAAACTCTAGTAAattcaaaagaaataatataattaagatttataaaattatggGAACAATGGCACGCTCTCTACGCGGCTTAAAAATGGTGGGCTACAATAAAGCTGAACTTACTTTTAGCGACATGGCGGCAGCGAACGCAATCCTCAAAATGGCGGAACAAGAAGGTGCGCTGTTTGAGGCTTACTTACCGGATAGGAAAAGATTTAGAAAAGGAGTGATTACTGAAGGGGAAGATTCTATTGAGGAGCTGATAGACTTCGTTATGCCTGGACAAGGAGACTTCGAGTTTAAGAGGCTTAGGAAAAAAACGTATAACAATGGTGTTAGTAAATGGACTGAAGGTGTAGCAATATTGGTTACGGTCAAGGGATACCGGTTACCAACGGAAATTAAGATTGGTGAGGGTCATGTGGGGCTCAGAGTATTCCCATATGTAGAACCAGTGAAGCAATGCTATAAGTGTTTTGAATATGGGCATATCCAAAAGTTCTGCAAAGCGCTTAAGAAATGTTTAGTGTGTTTGGAGCGAGAACATGGGTTATGTGAAAAATCCGCGGTGTGTATAAACTGTAGGGGGAATCACACATTTCTATCAAAGACTTGTTGGATGTTTCAACGAGAGAGGGCGATTCGTAAAGTGATGGCGTATAAAAATGTGGCTTACGTAACAGCAAAAGGCATTGTGGCCAGACAAATTGGCGAAGACTGGGATAACGAAGCGATTGGTAGAGATGGGGGAAGCAGAGACTTTCCATCTTTCCCATCATTACCAAAGAGGAGGACAGAATACTGGGAGTCGAAAGAAGTCCCCTTAAATGACGAGCTAGAAGAGTTACGAGAAGCAAAGAATAAAGCAGGCGCAAGTATGAGAGGTGCGAGAAGATGGGAAAAAGAGCAGGATGTGTCGAAAAGTTTTCCCACCcaaggaagaggaagaggaagaggcaGAGGTAGAttaggagaagaagaaagaatgaGGCTGTCCAGGAGTAGGGGTCCACAAAGCCCAGCTATACGAGTAGCAAACGTTTATGAAGCGCTCCaaacagaagaagaggagacgAATCAGGAAGAAACCGAATACGAATATGGAAATGGTTTGCCAGTGGAAAGGGCGATAAAAAGGATTAGCAATATTGAACAAAGAGCGCAAAAAAGACTAATTGAACAAttggagaaaaaaagagaagaggatT
It encodes the following:
- the LOC123988022 gene encoding uncharacterized protein LOC123988022, producing the protein MDVANKGGSEDFEAEYLDEDVEAREFFEFLKKNKRPLVSANIEEINIVEENKEAEDKEKSTEKTREKLDSPERAALISVGTPARNKGKEEEEAVSHSQRYPLDDKDVCEESRKTRKRGAEEGTIVVLEGNKRDKRERKNEEDPTSFLSSPIVEREKGRHVQQEETASDSTETKEESKDEKERKKGTEIGKRQEKSFRRQGENKQMYLEELKSREYMITMVLKKVNSSKFKRNNIIKIYKIMGTMARSLRGLKMVGYNKAELTFSDMAAANAILKMAEQEGALFEAYLPDRKRFRKGVITEGEDSIEELIDFVMPGQGDFEFKRLRKKTYNNGVSKWTEGVAILVTVKGYRLPTEIKIGEGHVGLRVFPYVEPVKQCYKCFEYGHIQKFCKALKKCLVCLEREHGLCEKSAVCINCRGNHTFLSKTCWMFQRERAIRKVMAYKNVAYVTAKGIVARQIGEDWDNEAIGRDGGSRDFPSFPSLPKRRTEYWESKEVPLNDELEELREAKNKAGASMRGARRWEKEQDVSKSFPTQGRGRGRGRGRLGEEERMRLSRSRGPQSPAIRVANVYEALQTEEEETNQEETEYEYGNGLPVERAIKRISNIEQRAQKRLIEQLEKKREEDFLADLMRLISDKGYEQEVEKLLNDKKPTSQRTEEEEYIYWNVTKHRPDWHVPIPEKTKEKLRRRQERYEKQKEEKEAKEKEFEEMAIRAHQDFGWTRERANQEEDYRRGRLEELMKRIEGRMRDKKIVEYEDEASGQ